A window from Listeria seeligeri serovar 1/2b str. SLCC3954 encodes these proteins:
- a CDS encoding metallophosphoesterase family protein: MKEIKFIHIADLHLDSPFIGLSALPQPLFSAVQESTFQSLERIITLAINEAVDFVLVAGDIYDSEDQSVRAQARFLKEMKRLEGAGIKAFVIHGNHDFIEKHKEKLTLPDNVHVFPEHVEMATIRTSHGVDVNIYGFSYNERHIRASRVDEYVVEKTANFHIALLHGSELTSSSEHDVYAPFRVQEISKKGFDYWALGHIHKRQLLAESPSIYYPGNIQGRNRKEAGKKGASIVTISETATTIDFVETSPIIWEEVVMELPENTELNTVYRELTKLIETYQEKNTSYFLHVIITMTNKQKFNTDDWLQMIQEGVAVGDTTFVWVHKITVQHSKQSNSNNWPEYHLAKKEISAAYAHLQEESAFYRAIDSLYFESGVSRYLEDLSEEERLSILESSLTELGETLAEVEGDEK; this comes from the coding sequence ATGAAAGAAATTAAGTTTATACATATAGCTGATTTACACTTGGACAGTCCTTTCATTGGACTTTCAGCGCTACCACAACCATTATTTTCCGCTGTCCAAGAAAGCACTTTTCAATCATTAGAACGAATAATCACGCTCGCGATAAATGAAGCTGTGGATTTTGTTTTAGTTGCAGGAGATATTTATGATAGCGAAGACCAAAGCGTTCGTGCACAAGCTCGCTTTTTGAAAGAAATGAAACGTTTGGAAGGCGCCGGAATTAAGGCTTTTGTTATCCATGGAAATCATGATTTTATTGAAAAACATAAAGAAAAACTCACTTTGCCGGACAATGTCCATGTATTTCCAGAACATGTAGAAATGGCAACAATCAGAACTAGTCATGGCGTTGATGTGAATATCTATGGATTTAGCTACAATGAGCGACATATTCGTGCTAGTCGCGTAGATGAATATGTCGTGGAAAAGACTGCTAATTTCCATATTGCACTTTTACATGGTTCTGAGTTAACAAGTAGTAGTGAACATGACGTCTATGCTCCATTTCGCGTACAAGAAATTAGTAAAAAAGGATTTGATTATTGGGCTCTCGGGCACATTCATAAAAGACAATTGCTCGCTGAATCCCCAAGCATTTATTACCCAGGGAATATTCAAGGGCGAAATCGTAAAGAAGCAGGCAAGAAAGGCGCTAGTATTGTTACTATATCTGAAACAGCGACAACAATTGATTTTGTGGAAACGAGTCCGATTATTTGGGAAGAAGTAGTAATGGAACTACCAGAAAACACAGAATTAAACACGGTTTATCGAGAGTTAACAAAACTAATCGAAACTTACCAAGAAAAAAACACGTCTTATTTTTTACACGTAATAATTACAATGACAAATAAGCAAAAATTTAACACAGATGACTGGCTCCAAATGATTCAAGAAGGAGTAGCTGTAGGAGACACTACTTTTGTTTGGGTGCATAAAATAACCGTACAACATTCGAAACAAAGTAATTCAAACAATTGGCCGGAATATCATTTAGCAAAGAAAGAAATCTCAGCCGCCTACGCACATTTGCAAGAAGAATCTGCTTTCTATCGTGCTATTGACTCGCTTTATTTTGAAAGTGGTGTGAGTCGTTATTTAGAAGATTTATCCGAAGAGGAACGCCTTAGCATTCTCGAATCCTCTTTAACAGAATTAGGAGAGACACTTGCAGAAGTTGAAGGTGATGAGAAATGA